Proteins encoded in a region of the Flammeovirga yaeyamensis genome:
- the fmt gene encoding methionyl-tRNA formyltransferase, translating into MAKDLRIVFMGTPDFAVPSLKILVENGYNVVGVITAPDKPAGRGRKLQSSPVKAYAEEAGLHIMQPTNLKAEEFQTELRNLEVDLQVVVAFRMLPESVWSMPKIGTFNLHGSLLPDYRGAAPINWAIINGEKVTGVTTFFLKHEIDTGDVLFQQEEPIHEEDTVGDVYYRLMNIGGDLVLKTVQKIEAGDYTTTPQVIKGEPKHAPKIFKETCKVDFSQDTETVYNFIRGLSPYPAAWTEIQGKTYKLFKVGKVYYESIEANEDGFATDNKKYFYIKTKDGFIEVKEWQMQGKKRMAIDAFLLGTKF; encoded by the coding sequence ATGGCTAAAGATCTTAGAATAGTATTTATGGGTACTCCAGATTTTGCTGTACCATCATTAAAAATACTAGTAGAAAACGGTTACAATGTAGTAGGAGTAATTACTGCGCCCGATAAACCTGCAGGAAGAGGTAGAAAACTACAATCTTCTCCAGTAAAAGCTTATGCAGAGGAAGCGGGTTTACATATTATGCAACCTACTAATTTAAAGGCGGAAGAGTTTCAGACTGAATTAAGAAATTTAGAGGTGGATCTTCAGGTTGTAGTAGCATTTAGAATGTTACCAGAATCTGTTTGGAGTATGCCTAAGATTGGTACGTTTAATTTGCATGGTTCATTATTACCTGATTATAGAGGTGCTGCACCTATCAACTGGGCGATTATTAATGGTGAAAAAGTAACTGGCGTAACTACTTTCTTCTTAAAACATGAGATTGATACAGGTGATGTTTTGTTCCAACAAGAAGAACCTATTCATGAAGAAGATACCGTAGGAGACGTTTACTACCGTTTGATGAACATTGGTGGTGATTTAGTGCTTAAAACGGTTCAAAAAATTGAAGCTGGCGATTATACTACAACTCCTCAGGTAATTAAGGGAGAACCAAAGCACGCACCTAAAATATTTAAGGAAACTTGTAAAGTAGATTTCTCTCAAGATACAGAAACTGTATATAACTTTATTCGTGGTTTATCTCCTTATCCAGCAGCTTGGACAGAGATACAAGGGAAAACTTATAAGTTATTTAAAGTGGGAAAAGTCTATTATGAATCCATTGAAGCAAACGAAGATGGATTTGCTACTGATAATAAAAAGTACTTCTACATTAAGACCAAAGATGGTTT